ccatactaccagcaggagccaccacactaccagcaggagctacactaccagcaggagccaccacactaccagcaagagccaccacactaccagcatgagccaccacactaccagcatgagcAACACTACTAGCAGGAGCCACACAACCAGCAGGAGCCATACTacaagcaggagccaccacactaccagcaggagccaccacactaccagcagaagccaccacattaccaacaGGAGACTTACTAccaacaggagccaccacactaccagcaggagccacactaccagaaaaaaaccactacactaccagcaggagccaccacactacgagcatgggccacactaccagcaggagccaccacactaccagtaggagccacactaatagcaggagccacactacaagcaggagccacactacctgcAGAAGCCACcatactaccagcaggagccaccacaataccagcaggagccaccgcactaccagcaggagccacactaccagcagaagccaccacattaccagcaggagccagcacactaccagcaggagccaaactaccagcaggagccacacaaccagcaggagccacactaccagcaggagccaccatattagcagcaggagccaccacactaccagcaggagaccagcaggagccaccacactaccatcaggagccaccacattaccagcagaagccaccacactaccatcaggagccacactaccagcaggagccaccacactaccagcaggagccaccacattaccagcaggagccacactaccagcaggagccaccacactaccagcaggagccacactaccagcaggatctaccacaccaccagcaggagccatcacactaccagcaggagccacactaccagcaagagccaccacactaccagcaagagccacactaccagcaggagccacactaaaagcaggagccacactaccagcagaagccacactactagcaggagccaccacactaccagcaggagccatccgctaccagcaggagccacactaccagtaggagccacactaccagcaggagccacattaccagcaggagccactacactaccagcaggagccaccacactaccagcaggagccacactaccagcaggagccacattaccagcaggagccactacactaccagcaggagccaccacactaccaggaggagtcacactaccagcatgagccacactaccagcaggatccaccacactaccagcaggagccctcACACTACCAGTAGGAGTCACACTAACAGCAggatccacactaccagcaggagccacactactagcaggagccaccacactaccaacatgagccacactaccagcaggagccacactaccagcaggagccacactaccagcaggagccaccacactaccagcatgagccaTCACACTACCAATAGAagccacacttccagcaggagccacactaccagcaggagccacactaccagcaggagccacactaccagtaggagtcacactaccagtaggagccaccacactaccagcagaagccaccacattaccagcaggagccacactaccagcagaagccaccacactaccagcaggagccacactaccagaaaaagccaccacactaccagcagaagccaccacattaccaacaGGAGACTTACTAccaacaggagccaccacactaccagcaggagccacactaccagaaaaaaaccactacactaccagcaggagccaccacactacgagcatgggccacactaccagcaggagccaccacactaccagtaggagcgacactaccagcaggagccacactacaagcaggagccacactaccagcagaagccaccatactaccagcaggagccaccacaataccagcaggagccaccgcactaccagcaggagccacactacctgcagaagccaccacattaccagcaggagccagcacactaccagcaggagccaaactaccagcaggagccacactaccagcaggagccacactaccagcaggagccaccatatTAGCAGCAAGAggtaccacactaccagcaggatccacactaccagcaggagccaccacactaccatcaggagccaccacattaccagcagaaaccaccactctaccatcaggagccacactaccagcaggagccaccacactaccagcaggagccaccacattaccagcaggagccacactaccagcaggagccaccacactaccagcagggtcACACAACCAGCAGGAtcttccacactaccagcaggagacatcacactaccagcaggagccacactaccagcaagagccaccacactaccagcaagagccacactaccagcaggagccacactaaatgcaggagccacactaccagcaggagtcacactaccagcaggagccaccacactacgagCAGGAGCCATCCGCTACCAgctggagccacactaccagtaggagccacactaccagcaggagccacattaccagcaggagccactacactaccagcaggagccaccacactaccagcaggagccacactattagcaggagccaccacactatcagaaagagccaccacactaccagcagaagccacactaccagcaggagtcacactaccagcaggagccacactaacagcagcagccacactaccagcaggagccacactaccagcaggagccaccacactaccaacatgAGCCactctaccagcaggagccacactaccagcaggagccacactaccagcaggagccaccacactaccagcatgagccatcacactaccaataggagccacactaccagcaggagccacactaccagtaggagtcacactaccagtaggagtcacactaccagcaggagccacactaccatcaggagccacactaccagcaggatctaccacactaccagcagaagccatcgcactaccagcaggagccacactaccagcaagagccaccacactaccagcaagagccacattaccagcaggagccacactactagcaggagccacacacccagcaggagccacactaccagcaggagccaccacactaccagcaggagccacactaccagcaggagccacattaccagcaggagccactacactaccagcaggagccaccacactaccaggaggagtcacactaccagcatgagccacactaccagcaggatccaccacactaccagcaggagccctcACACTACCAGTAGGAGTCACACTAACAGCAggatccacactaccagcaggagccacactactagcaggagccaccacactaccaacatgagccacactaccagcaggagccacactaccagcaggagccacactaccagcaggagccaccacactaccagcatgagccaTCACACTACCAATAGAagccacacttccagcaggagccacactaccagcaggagccacactaccagcaggagccacactaccagtaggagtcactaggagccaccacactaccagcagaagccaccacattaccagcaggagccacactaccagcagaagccaccacactaccagcaggagccacactaccagaaaaagccactacattaccagcaggagccaccacactacgagcatgggccacactaccagcaggagccaccacactaccagtaggagcgacactaccagcaggagccacactacaagcaggagccacactaccagcagaagccaccatactaccagcaggagccaccacaataccagcaggagccaccgcactaccagcaggagccacactacctgcagaagccaccacattaccagcaggagccagcacactaccagcaggagccaaactaccagcaggagccacactaccagcaggagccacactaccagcaggagccaccatatTAGCAGCAAGAggtaccacactaccagcaggatccacactatcagcaggagccaccacactaccatcaggagccaccacattaccagcagaaaccaccactctaccatcaggagccacactaccagcaggagccaccacactaccagcaggagccaccacattaccagcaggagccacactaccagcaggagccaccacactaccagcagggtcACACAACCAGCAGGAtcttccacactaccagcaggagacatcacactaccagcaggagccacactaccagcaagagccaccacactaccagcaagagccacactaccagcaggagccacactaaatgcaggagccacactaccagcaggagtcacactaccagcaggagccaccacactacgagCAGGAGCCATCCGCTACCAgctggagccacactaccagtaggagccacactaccagcaggagccacattaccagcaggagccactacactaccagcaggagccaccacactaccagcaggagccacactattagcaggagccaccacactatcagaaagagccaccacactaccagcagaagccacactaccagcaggagtcacactaccagcaggagccacactaacagcagcagccacactaccagcaggagccacactaccagcaggagccaccacactaccaacatgagccacactaccagcaggagccaaactaccagcaggagccacactaccagcaggagccaccacactaccagcatgagccatcacactaccaataggagccacactaccagaaggagccacactaccagtaggagtcacactaccagtaggagtcacactaccagcaggagccacactaccatcaggagccacactaccagcaggatctaccacactaccagcagaagccatcgcactaccagcaggagccacactaccagcaagagccaccacactaccagcaagagccacattaccagcaggagccacactactagcaggagccacacacccagcaggagccacactaccagcaggagccaccacactaccagcaggagccatcacactaccagcagaagccacactaccagcaggagccacgctaccagcaggagccactacactaccagcaggagtcaCCACTCCACCAGCAGGagctacactaccagcaggagccaccacactatcagcaagagccaccacactaccagctggaGCCATACTAacagcagaagccaccacactaccagcagggaccacactaccagcaagagtcaccacactaccagcaggagccaccacactacgagcaggagccaccacactaccagcatgaaatcccacactactagcaggagccacactaccagcaggagccaccacattacgagcaggagccaccacactaccagctggagccaccacactaccagcagtagcctcactaccagcaggagccaccacactacaggaAGGAGCCACcatactaccagcaggagccaccacactaccagcaggagccaccacactaccagcagtagccacactaccagcaggagccaccacactacaggaAGGAGCCACcatactaccagcaggagccaccacactaccagcaggagccaccacactaccagcaggagccacactaccagcaggagctacCACACtagcagcaggagccaccacactacaagcaggagccaccacattaccagcaggagccaccacactaccagcaggagccacactaccagcaggagccaccacacttctaGCAGGagtcaccacattaccagcagcagccacactaccagcaggagccaccacactgccagcaggagcctccacactaccagcaggagccacattaccagcaggagccacctcacttccagcaggagcccccacattaccagcagaagccaccacactaccagcaggagccaccacattaccagcaggagctacactaccagcaggagccaccacactaccagcaggagccaccacactaccagcaagagccacactaccatcaagagccacattaccagcaggagccaccacacttccagcaggagccaccacattaccagcaggagccacactaccagcaggagccaccacactaccagcacgagccacactaccagcaggagatacactaccagcaggagccactacactaccagcaggtgccaccacactaccagcaggaggcccactaccagcaggagccatcacactaccagcaggagctaccacactaccagcaggagccaccacactactagcaggagccaccacactaccagcaggagccaccacattaccagcaggagccacactaacagaaggagccactacactaccagcaggagccaccacactaccagtaggagccacactaccagcaggagttacactaccagcaggagttacgctaccagcaggagccacactaccagcatgagccacactaccagtaggagtcacacttccagcaggagccacactaccagcaggatccacactaccagcaggatccaccacactaccagaaggagccatcacactaccatcaggagccacactaccagcaggagcaaccacacttccagcaagagccacactactagcaggagccacactaccagcatgagccacacttccagcaggagacaccacactacaagcaggagccacactaccaccaggagccacactaccagcaggagccacactaccagcaggagccacactaccagcaggagccaccacactaccagcagggtcacactaccagcaggatcttccacactaccagcaggagacatcacactaccagcaggagccacactaccagcaagagccaccacactaccagcaagagccacactaccagcaggagccacactaaatacaggagccacactaccagcaggagtcacactaccagcaggagccaccacactacgagCAGGAGCCATCTGCTACCAgctggagccacactaccagtaggagccacactaccagcaggagccacattaccagcaggagccacgacactaccagcaggagccaccacactaccagctggaGCCACACTATTAGCAGGAGTCACAACACTATCAgaaagagccaccacactaccagcagaagccacactaccagcaggagtcacacaaccagcaggagccacactaacagcaggagccacactgccagcaggagccacactaccagcaggagccaccacactaccaacatgagccacactaccagcaggagccacactaccagcaggagccacactaccagcaggagccacactaccagcaggagccaccacactaccagcatgagccatcacactaccaataggagccacactaccagcaggagccacactaccagcaggagccacactaccagaaggagtcacactaccagtaggagtcacactaccagcaggagccacactaccagcaggagccacactaccagcaggatctACCACACTACCAACAGAAGCCAtcgcactaccagcaggagccacactaccagcaagagccaccacactaccagcaagagccacattaccagcaggagccacactactagcaggagccacacacccagcaggatccacactaccagcaggagccaccacactaccagcaggagccatcacactaccagcaggagccacactaccagcaggagccacgctaccagcaggagccactacactaccagcaggagacacCACTTCACCAGCAGGagctacactaccagcaggagccaccacactatcagcaagagccaccacactaccagcaggagccatactaacagcagaagccaccacactaccagcagggaccacactaccagcaagagtcaccacactaccagcaggagccaccacactacgagcaggagccacactaccagcaggagccaccacattaccagcaggagcaacaTTAACAGCattagccaccacactaccaacattagccaccacactaccagcaggagccaccacactaccagctggagccaccacactaccagcagtagccacactaccagcaggagccaccacactacaggaAGGAGCCACcatactaccagcaggagccaccacactaccagcaggagccaccacactaccagcagtagccacactaccagcaggagccaccacactacaggaAGGAGCCACcatactaccagcaggagccaccacactaccagcaggagccaccacactaccagcaggagccacactaccagcaggagctacCACACtagcagcaggagccaccacactacaagcaggagccaccacattaccagcaggagccaccacactaccagcaggagccacacttccagcaggagccaccacacttctaGCAGGAGTCactacattaccagcaggagccacactaccagcaggagccaccacactgccagcaggagccaccacactaccagcaggagccacattaCAAGCAGGAGCCACctcacttccagcaggagcccccacattaccagcagaagccaccacactaccagcaggagccaccacattaccagcaggagctacactaccagtaggagccaccacactaccagcaggaaccaccacactaccagcaggagccacactaccagcaagagccacattaccagcaggagccaccacattaccagcaggagccacactaccagcaggagccaccacactaccagcacgagccacactaccagcaggagatacactaccagcaggagccactacactaccagcaggtgccaccacactaccagcaggaggcccactaccagcaggagccatcacactaccagcaggagctaccacactaccagcaggagccacactaccagtaggagccagcacactaccagcaggggccacactaccagcaggagccaccacactactagcaggagccaccacactaccagcaggagccaccacattaccagcaggagccacactaacaGAAGGAGCCACtatactaccagcaggagccaccacactaccagtaggagccacactaccagcaggagttacactaccagcaggagttacactaccagcaggagccacactaccagcatgagccacactaccagtaggagtCACACTTCcaacaggagccacactaccagcaggatccacactaccagcaggatccaccacactaccagaaggagccatcacactaccatcaggagccacactaccagcaggagcaaccacacttccagcaagagccacactactagcaggagccacactaccagcatgagccacactaccagcaggagacaccaaactacaagcaggagccacactaccaccaggagccacactaccagcaggagccacactaccagcaggagccaaacTACCAGTAGgagtcacactaccagcaggagccacactaccagcaggagtcacactaccagcaggagccacactaccagcaggatccacacttccagcaggatccaccacactaccagaaggAGCCATCACACTTCcatcaggagccacactaccagtaggagcaACCACACTTCCAGcaagagccacactaccagcaggagccacactaccagcatgatccacactaccagcaggagccaccacactacaagtaggagccacactaccagaaggagccacactaccagcaggagccacactaccagcaggagcaacactaccagtaggagtcacactaccagcaggagccacactaccagcaggggccacactaccagcaggatccaccacactacctgcaGGAGCCGTCACACtactagcaggagccacactagcagcaggagcaaccacactaccagcaagagccatcacactacgagtaggagccacactaccagcaggagccacactactagcaggagccaccacactaccagcaggaggtaccacattaccagcaggagccacactaccagtaggagtcacactaccagcaggagccacactactagcaggagtcacactaccagcaggagccacactactagcaggagccacctcactaccagcaggagccaccacactaccaaaaggagccacactaccagcaggagccatcacattaccagcaggatccacactaccagcaggagccaccacactaccagcaggatccacactaccagcaggagccaccacactaccagcaagagccaccacactaccagcaagagccaccacactaccagcagaagccacactactagcaggagccacactaccagcaggagccaccacactaccagcagaatccaccacattaccagcaggagccacactaccagcaggacccaccacactaccagcatgagccaAACTACCAgaaggagccactacactaccagcatgagccaccatactaccagcatgggccacactaccagcaggagccactacactatcagtaggagccacactaccagcaggagccacactacaagcaggagccacactaccagcaggagccaacatactaccaccaggagccaccacactaccagcaggagccaccgcactaccagcaggagccacactaccagcagaagccaccacattaccagcaggagccagcacactaccagcaggaattacactaccagcaggagccacactaccagcaggagccacactaccattaggagtcacactaccagcaggagccacactaccagcaggagccacactaccagcagggtccaccacactaccagaaggagccatcacactaccagcaggagccacactaccagcaggagcaaccacacttccagcaagagccacactattatcaggagccacactaccagcatcagccacactaccagcaggagccaccacactacaagcAGGAGCCATCACACTACCAATTGGAgccaaactagcagcaggagccacactaccagcaggagccacactaccagtaggagtcacactaccagcaggagtcacactaccagcaggagccacactaccagcaggatccaccacactaccagcaggagctatCACACTAATAGCAGGagacacactaccagcaggagccaccacactaccagcaagagccatcacactaccagtaggagccacactactagcaggagccacactactagCAGaagtccaccacactaccagcaggagccaccacattaccagcaggagctatCACACTAATAGCAGGagacacactaccagcaggagccaccacactaccagcaagagccatcacactaccagtaggagccacactaccagcaggagccacactactagcaggagtccaccacactaccagcaggagccaccacattaccagcaggagctacactaccagcaggagccaccacactaccagcaagagccaccacactaccagcaggagccaccacattaccagcaggagccccactaccagcaggagccaccacatttccAGCAGGATCCACACTacaagcaggagccaccacactaccatcaggagctacactaccagcaggagccaccacactaccagcaagagccaacacactaccagcaggagccaccacactagcaGAAGGAGCCACGCtactagcaggagccacactaccagcaggagccacactacaagcaggagccaccacactaccagcaggagccaccacactaccagcagaagccaccacattaccagcaggagccacactaccagcaggagccaccacactaccagcaggagccacactaccagaaggagccactacactaccagcaggaggcaccacactaccagcatgggccacactaccagcaggagccaccacactaccagttggagccacactaccagcaggagccacactacaagcaggagccacactaccagcagaagccaccatactaccagcaggagccaccacaataccagcaggagccaccgcacttccagcaggagccacactaccagcagaagccaccacattaccagcaggagctagtacactaccagcaggagccaaacTACCAGCAGgacccacactaccagcaggagcaacactaccagcaggagccaccatattagcagcaggagccaccacactaccagcaggagccacactaccagcagaagccaccacactaccagcaggagccaccacattaccagcaagagccacactaccagcaggagccaccacactaccagcaggagccaccacattaccagcaagagccacactaccagcaggagccaccacactaccaacaggagccacactaccagcaggagccacactaccagcaggagccaccacattaccagcagcagctaccacaataccagcaggaaccacactaccagcaggagccaccacactaccagtaggagccacactaccagcaggagtcaccacactaccagcaggaggcaccacactaccaccaggaaccaccacactactagcaggagccacactaccagcaggagccaccacaataccagcaggaaccacactaccagcaggagccaccacactaccagcaggagccacactaccaccagaagccacaacactaccagcaggagccacactaccagcaggagccacagaaccagcagaagccaccacactaccagtaggagccacactaccagcaggagccacactaccagcaggagccaaactaccagcaggagccacactaccagcaggagccaccacactaccaacaggagccaccgcactaccagcaggagccaccacactaccagcaggagccaccacattacaagcaggagtcacactaccagcaggagccaccactttaccagcaggaaccacactaccagcaggagccaccacactaccagcaggagccaccacactaccagcaggaaccacactaccagcaggagccaccacactaccagtaggagccacactaccagcaggagccaccacactaccagcaggaaccacactaccagcaggagccaccacactaccagtaggagccacactaccagcaggagccaccacactaccagcaggaggcaccaccctaccagcaagagccacactaccagcaggagccacagaaCCAGAAGGAGCCACCACACAACcagtaggagccacactaccatcaggagccacactaccagcaggagccacgacactaccagcaggagccaccgcactaccagcatgagccaccacactaccagcaggagcctccacactaccagcaggagccacactaccagcaggagccaccacactaccagcaggagccactctaccagcaggagccaccacactaccag
This genomic window from Procambarus clarkii isolate CNS0578487 chromosome 85, FALCON_Pclarkii_2.0, whole genome shotgun sequence contains:
- the LOC138358653 gene encoding cuticle protein 16.5-like — translated: MAPSGSVVDPAGSVDPAGSVAPVGSVTPTGSVAHAGSVAPAGSVTPAGSVTPAGSVAPTGSVVAPAGSIVAPSVSVAPAVTPARSVVAPAGSVAPAGSVVAPAGNVVAPACSVVAPAASVVAPAGSVAPAGSVVAPAGSVVAPAGSMVAPSCSVVAPAGSVATAGSVVAPAGSVVAPAGSMVAPSCSVVAPAGSVATAGSVVAPAGSVVAPAGSVVANVGSVVANAVNVAPAGNVVAPAGSVAPARSVVAPAESKAFLKSMKRPFENSFFSRAVQINGIIDTHLETEAKLAGT